In the Sandaracinaceae bacterium genome, CACGCGGCGGATGATCTCGCGCGAGAGCGCGTGGAAGTACACCACGGCGTCCAGGCGGTTGCGGAACTCGGGCGTGAACGTGCGCTCCATGGCGGCCTTCGCGCGCGACTCGCCCAGGCTCTTCTCGGCGGCTTCACCGCCAAAGCCCACCACCTTGGCGGTGGCCTCGAAGGCGCCCGCGTTGGTGGTCATGATCAGCACGGCGTTGCGGAAGTCGGCCTCGCGCCCGTTGTTGTCGGTGAGCGTGGCGCGGTCCATGACCTGCAGCAGGATGTTGAACAGCTCGGGGTGCGCCTTCTCGATCTCGTCCAGCACCACCACGCAGTGCGGGTGCTTGCGGATGGCGTCGGTGAGCAGGCCGCCCTGGTCGAAGCCCACGTAGCCCGGGGGCGCGCCGATCAGCCGCGACACGGTGTGGCGCTCGCTGTACTCGCTCATGTCGAAGCGAATGAACTCCACGCCCATGGCCTTGGCGAGCTGCTTGGCCAGCTCGGTCTTGCCCACGCCCGTGGGCCCGGCAAACAGGAACGAGCCCACCGGCTTCTCGTCCGCGCGCAGCCCGGCACGCGCCAGCGTGATGGCCGTGGTGATGGTCTCGATGGCGTCGTCCTGCCCGTAGATGACCTTCTGCAGCGCGGGCCCGAGCCCACGCAGCTGCTCGCGCTCCACGGCCGTGACCGACTCGATGGGCACGCGCGCGATCTTGCTGACCACGCGCTCGATCTGCGGCGTGTCGATGCGCTTCAAGCGCGCGTCACCCAGCAGGCGGTCGAAGGCACCGGCCTCGTCGATGAGGTCGATGGCCTTGTCCGGCAGGAAGCGCTCGGCGATGTGCTTGGACGAGAGCCGCGCGGCCGCGTCCAGCGCCTCGTCCGTGTACTTCACGTCGTGGTGCGCTTCGTACGAAGGCCGCAGCCCCTTGAGCACCTGGATGGTGTCCTCCACGGTGGCCTCTGCGACGTCGATCTTCTGGAAGCGCCGCGCCAGCGCCCGGTCGCGCTCGAGGTGCTTGTAGTCCTGGTACGTGGTGGACCCGATGCAGCGCAGCGTGCCGTCGGCCAGCGCCGGCTTGAGGATGTTGCCGGCGTCCATGCTGGACCCGGTGGTGGCCCCCGCGCCCACGATCATGTGCAGCTCGTCGATGTACAGGATGGCGCCCGGGATCTCTTTGAGGCGCTTGAGCACGCCCTTGAGGCGCTCCTCGAACTGCCCGCGGAACTTGGTGCCGGCCACCAGCGCGCCCATGTCCAGGCTGAAGACGCGCGCCTTCGCGAGCACGTCGGGCACCTGCCCCGCGTGGATGCGCAGCGCCAGGCCCTCGGCGATGGCGGTCTTGCCCACGCCCGGCTCGCCCACCAGCACCGGGTTGTTCTTGCGGCGCCGGCACAGCACCTGCTGCATGCGCTCGAGCTCCACGGCGCGGCCAATCAGCGGGTCGATGCGGCCGGCCTCCGCTTCGGCGTTCAGGTCGGTGGTGTACGCCTCGAGCGGGTCGGTGGCCGCGGCCCCCTCACCTTCTTCTTCCTCTTGGCCGTCGTCATCGAAAGCGCGGTCGCCACGGCGCTTCACGATCTTCCCGCCCGTGTCGCCGCCATGCGAGACGTACTGCTTGAGGGTCAGCGAGGTGAGCCCCTCTTGCTGGAGCACGAAGAGCGCGTGCGAGTCTTCTTCCTTGAAGAACTGAATGAGCACGTGCGCGCCGTCGATGGTGTCCATCTGCGACGACATGGCGTGGATGGCCGCCCGCTGGATGACGCGGTCCAGCGACAGCGTCTGCTGGGCCTCGAAGGTGACGCCCGCCGGCATGGGCGCCTGCGACTCCTCGAGGAACTCGTTCAGGCGGGCGCGCATGCGGGCGCGGTTGCCACCGCAGTCGCTGATGGCCTTCCCGGCAGTGCGGTCGTCCAGCAGCGCCAGCAGCAGGTGCTCGAGCGTCACGTACTCGTGGCGCATGCGCTCTGCCGTGGCGAAGGCCTCGCGCAGCGTGTTCTGAAGGTCTTTCGCGATGCTTGGTCCAGCCATCAGTCGTCCGTTTCCTTGGGCCCGTCTTCGGGCTCCATGCTCAGCCGGAGGGGGAACTCGTGCTCAGCGGCCAGTTTCTCTACCGTGTCGATCTTGGTCTCCGCGACCTCTCGCGTAAAGACCCCCGCCACACCCACGCCGTTGTGGTGCACGTGCAGCATGACGCGCGTGGCGCTCGCTTCGGTGTGGCGAAACACGCTCATAAGCACGTAAACGACGAAGTCACGCGTGGTGAAGTCGTCGTTGTGCATGAGCACCCGGTACATGGGGGGGCGCTTGGTCTTCTCCCTCGTGCGCGTCTCGACAACGACGTCGCCGTCATCTTCGATGGGTTTGGCCATGACGAGAGAGTAGCAGGGAGCGCGCCACGCACATCCCGGAGCGTGCGGAGCCGAGCCCCGCAAGGCGTTCAGGGGCTGACGCGGGCCGATGCCGCTAGCCGCATGAGCGAGTCGCGGTCCATGTCGCCCGTGAAGGCATACGAAAGCCCGTCGTGCTGGCGCACCGGCACGGCATAGCCACGCACGCTGCCGTAGAAGAGGTCGTTGTTGCCCAGCCGCACGGGCGCCCCTGCGGGCACGCCATCCGGCGACGGGAAGACCACCACCGTGACCCGGCGCCCCTGCACCTCGTAGAACAGGGCCGCGGCGCGCTGCTCGCGCACGTGGGAGAGACGCGCGCCCACCAGCCGAGCGTCTTGCCGGTCGAAGCGAGCCGGCCGCACGGGGAAGGCCACGCGGCCCTGGAAGTAGCGCTGCACCTGGGTGGTGTCGGGCTCGGCCACGTCCGACGGAAGCTGGCTCGAGTGCAGCTGCACCACGTCTTCCAGCATGCTGGCGGAGGCCACGTTGGCGTCGTCCGTGACGCCCGCGCTACCCACCACCAGGAAGAGCGCTGCGGCGGCGGCCACCATGGGCACGGCCTGCTTGAGCGGCACCGGCGACACCGTGATGAACGGCGCGCGGCGCTGCTCGGGGGCCTGCTGCAGGGCCAGCCGCACGCGCTCCTCGAGGCTGGTGGGCGTGACCGTGGCCTGCGCCCGCGTCCGCAGCTCGTGCCGGATCAGGCGGTCGAGCTCCAACAGCTCCTGGCAGTCGGCGCACACGTCCACGTGACGCTCGAACTCGATCTGCGTCGCGGGGTCGAGCTCGCCATCGACGAGCGCTCCCATGTTCCGCTGGACCAGCTCGCACTTCATACGTGCCCCACGTCCTTTCCTTGTCCGTGACCCTGAGTGGCCACGTCGCCGAGGGCGCGCTCAGCCTGCCGCTGCCGGAACTCGGCCAGCGAGATGGGTGCGTCGTTCACGTTGGCCACGTCTGCCGCGGCCGCCGGCTGGATGATGCCCATGGCCAGGGCCTGCTCCACCAGCTCGCCCTGCATGGTCTTGCGGGCCCGGTGCAGGCGCGACATCACGGTGCCGATGGGGCAGCCCACGATGTCTGCGATCTCCCGGTACGACAGCTCCTGGATGTCCGCCAGCTCGATCATGACGCGGTGCTCGGCCGGGAGGCGCACCAGCGCCGCCTCGATCTCGTCCGCCAGCATCTTGCGCTCCACGTCGTCCACGGGGTTGCGCAGCCGGCGCATGGTGGCGCGGCTCATGGTGGCCTCCCCCACGGGGCGCGCCATCTCGCCATCGAACACCGCCCGCTCGCGCACCGTGCGGCGGTAGCGGTTGATGAACGTGTTGGTCATGATCTTCAGCAGCCAGGCCTTGAGGTTGGTCCCAGCCTCGAAGCGGTCATAGAAGCGGAAGGCCTTCAACAGCGTGTCCTGCACCAGGTCCTCGGCCTCGGCCGGGGCGCGGGTCAGGCGCAGCGCCGCTCCGTAGAGCGTGTCCAAGTGCGGCAGGGCCTCGCGTTCGAACTCCAAGCGGAGCTTCTCGGCGGCCTTCGTGTTGGATTTCTTGGTGAAAATGCCCATGGCAGAGGGGAAACGCTCTCGGTGGCGTTCTATTCTCCCCAGCATGCCATAGCCCAACGATT is a window encoding:
- the clpA gene encoding ATP-dependent Clp protease ATP-binding subunit ClpA → MAGPSIAKDLQNTLREAFATAERMRHEYVTLEHLLLALLDDRTAGKAISDCGGNRARMRARLNEFLEESQAPMPAGVTFEAQQTLSLDRVIQRAAIHAMSSQMDTIDGAHVLIQFFKEEDSHALFVLQQEGLTSLTLKQYVSHGGDTGGKIVKRRGDRAFDDDGQEEEEGEGAAATDPLEAYTTDLNAEAEAGRIDPLIGRAVELERMQQVLCRRRKNNPVLVGEPGVGKTAIAEGLALRIHAGQVPDVLAKARVFSLDMGALVAGTKFRGQFEERLKGVLKRLKEIPGAILYIDELHMIVGAGATTGSSMDAGNILKPALADGTLRCIGSTTYQDYKHLERDRALARRFQKIDVAEATVEDTIQVLKGLRPSYEAHHDVKYTDEALDAAARLSSKHIAERFLPDKAIDLIDEAGAFDRLLGDARLKRIDTPQIERVVSKIARVPIESVTAVEREQLRGLGPALQKVIYGQDDAIETITTAITLARAGLRADEKPVGSFLFAGPTGVGKTELAKQLAKAMGVEFIRFDMSEYSERHTVSRLIGAPPGYVGFDQGGLLTDAIRKHPHCVVVLDEIEKAHPELFNILLQVMDRATLTDNNGREADFRNAVLIMTTNAGAFEATAKVVGFGGEAAEKSLGESRAKAAMERTFTPEFRNRLDAVVYFHALSREIIRRVVDKEIGLLVGMLEDKQVTLTLTDDARTWLAEHGYDAAMGARPMARLVETKLKKPIAKALVYGDLPEGGTVQVLVEADDIVLRFEAGPPKGANSGAVEA
- a CDS encoding ATP-dependent Clp protease adaptor ClpS, producing MAKPIEDDGDVVVETRTREKTKRPPMYRVLMHNDDFTTRDFVVYVLMSVFRHTEASATRVMLHVHHNGVGVAGVFTREVAETKIDTVEKLAAEHEFPLRLSMEPEDGPKETDD
- a CDS encoding zf-HC2 domain-containing protein, yielding MGALVDGELDPATQIEFERHVDVCADCQELLELDRLIRHELRTRAQATVTPTSLEERVRLALQQAPEQRRAPFITVSPVPLKQAVPMVAAAAALFLVVGSAGVTDDANVASASMLEDVVQLHSSQLPSDVAEPDTTQVQRYFQGRVAFPVRPARFDRQDARLVGARLSHVREQRAAALFYEVQGRRVTVVVFPSPDGVPAGAPVRLGNNDLFYGSVRGYAVPVRQHDGLSYAFTGDMDRDSLMRLAASARVSP
- a CDS encoding sigma-70 family RNA polymerase sigma factor, producing the protein MGIFTKKSNTKAAEKLRLEFEREALPHLDTLYGAALRLTRAPAEAEDLVQDTLLKAFRFYDRFEAGTNLKAWLLKIMTNTFINRYRRTVRERAVFDGEMARPVGEATMSRATMRRLRNPVDDVERKMLADEIEAALVRLPAEHRVMIELADIQELSYREIADIVGCPIGTVMSRLHRARKTMQGELVEQALAMGIIQPAAAADVANVNDAPISLAEFRQRQAERALGDVATQGHGQGKDVGHV